One window of the Montipora foliosa isolate CH-2021 chromosome 4, ASM3666993v2, whole genome shotgun sequence genome contains the following:
- the LOC137999008 gene encoding QRFP-like peptide receptor, with amino-acid sequence MAGNMSMNNKTAPQVMCESPEDTPLETAWKTFSYSFIAFGSLLGNSFVIIVIFKNRSMRSTINYFIVNMASSDLLFTVFVIPRLISELYYEPGRWFVGGTFGSAVCKLDYFVQDISTAISIVSLVAIAFDRLHGVVFPMKAGLMDEGKVCKMVLTGTWFIVCLLHLHIFFAYKLSRKNNGLYCSFDWSLEAAKTTFVIFSTTLFFLPAVTLVAVYTIIIIRLWKTKFPGNQSKRQKQRIAKRNRNVLQMIVAVVIVFICCWLPVNVSIYLLLFHWSADTPCYTKTLFYWVILLAYSNGSINPFLYFIFNENFRQGFRKVFCHHKDGNIPGPLRSKSNSLTRRSRPDAGIHLGVLNAGRREKTQTSRTALKK; translated from the coding sequence ATGGCTGGAAACATGTCAATGAACAACAAAACCGCACCTCAGGTTATGTGTGAGTCTCCCGAAGACACGCCTCTGGAAACGGCTTGGAAAACTTTCTCATACTCCTTCATCGCGTTTGGTTCTTTGCTAGGAAACTCTTTCGTTATCATCGTTATTTTTAAGAATCGCAGCATGCGATCTACCATTAATTATTTCATTGTAAACATGGCTTCATCCGACTTACTTTTCACCGTTTTTGTTATACCGCGATTAATTTCTGAGCTGTATTATGAGCCTGGAAGATGGTTCGTGGGTGGGACCTTCGGCTCTGCTGTGTGCAAactcgattactttgttcaaGATATTTCCACGGCCATATCCATTGTCAGTCTGGTAGCAATTGCGTTCGATAGATTACACGGCGtggtttttccaatgaaagcgggACTGATGGACGAGGGCAAGGTTTGTAAAATGGTTTTGACCGGGACGTGGTTCATAGTTTGCCTATTGCACCTCCacattttttttgcttacaaGCTTAGCAGGAAAAATAACGGCTTATACTGCAGCTTTGACTGGAGTCTGGAAGCTGCAAAAACAACTTTCGTGATATTTTCCACAACTCTATTCTTTTTACCAGCTGTTACCCTCGTGGCAGTATACACCATAATTATCATACGGTTATGGAAGACAAAATTCCCAGGTAACCAGTCCAAAAGGCAGAAACAACGAATTGCTAAACGGAATAGAAATGTCTTACAGATGATTGTCGCGGTCGTGATTGTGTTTATCTGTTGTTGGCTTCCAGTTAACGTATCGATATACCTTCTTCTTTTTCATTGGTCGGCCGATACCCCATGCTATACCAAAACATTGTTTTATTGGGTTATTTTACTGGCATATTCAAACGGTAGTATCAATCCGTTCTTGTATTTTATCTTTAACGAAAATTTTCGTCAGGGTTTCCGGAAAGTATTTTGTCACCATAAAGATGGCAATATTCCTGGGCCTCTTCGAAGTAAATCCAATTCTTTAACGCGTAGATCACGCCCAGATGCCGGCATTCATCTTGGGGTTTTAAATGCTGGACGTCGTGAGAAGACCCAAACTTCAAGAACAGCTTTAAAAAAATAG